A single window of Periophthalmus magnuspinnatus isolate fPerMag1 chromosome 9, fPerMag1.2.pri, whole genome shotgun sequence DNA harbors:
- the git2a gene encoding ARF GTPase-activating protein GIT2a isoform X3, translated as MSNRLRNTEVCADCSVPDPRWASVNRGVLICDECCSVHRSLGRHSSQVRHLTHTPWPPTQLQMVQTLYSNGANSIWEHSLLDPTSVMSGKRKANPQDKLHPNKSEFIKAKYQMLAFVHRMPCREDDSNTAKDLSKQLHSSVRTGNLETCLRLLTLGAQANFFHPEKGSTPLHVAAKAGQVLQAELLTVYGADPGSPDSNGKTPIDYAREAGYNDVADRLVEIQFELTDRLAFYLCGRKPDHRNGQHFIIPQLADSSLDLSELAKSAKKKLQSLSNHLFEELAMDVYDEVDRRETDAVWLATQNHSTLVSETTVVPFLPVNPEYSSTRNQGRQKLARFNAHEFATLVIDILSDAKRRQQGNSGVSPQDNLDLIFKNLSVKHFGGSPDNDQPDYDSVASDEDTDQDMPTSKEDRTKSLDSDLSDGPITMQEYMDVKNALTLSEAKIQQLMKANSNLSDELRLMQKKTERGAFGVTSSSLPSFPSTLSWFKEDSVVKASKLDKQMSMPESDYDNAFNDSEMDDMSLCRRGRLRSSGWPGEGSSIPEFDDVEMETDPTLPSTEDVIRKTEQITKNIQELLRAAQDGKHESFIPCSERIYVAVTEMAALFPKKPRSETVRGSLRLLTSSACRLQAECKKAVPSNGGQAPDMQLVTQQVIQCAYDIAKAAKQLVTITTKENTN; from the exons AGCTCCCAAGTCCGCCATTTAACGCACACACCGTGGCCTCCTACTCAGCTACAG ATGGTGCAGACTCTATACAGCAATGGTGCAAATTCTATCTGGGAGCACTCACTTTTAGACCCAACATCTGTGATGAGTGGAAAACGCAAGGCCAATCCTCAGGACAAGCTGCA TCCAAACAAGTCTGAATTTATAAAAGCTAAATACCAAATGCTGGCTTTTGTCCATCGAATGCCATGTCGGGAGGATGACAGCAACACAGCAAAAGATTTAAGTAAA CAACTTCACTCAAGTGTGCGAACAGGAAACCTTGAGACATGCTTGAGATTACTAACATTGGGAGCTCAAGCAAATTTCTTTCACCCG GAAAAAGGAAGCACACCTCTGCATGTGGCTGCGAAGGCTGGACAAGTATTACAAGCTGAGCTGCTCACTGTTTATGGGGCAGATCCAGGGTCACCTGATAGTAATGGCAAGACTCCAATTGACTATGCAAG AGAAGCTGGGTATAATGACGTGGCAGACAGATTGGTTGAGATCCAGTTTGAACTTACAGATCGACTGGCTTTTTATCTTTGTGGGAGAAAACCAG atcataGGAATGGACAGCACTTCATAATCCCCCAGTTAGCAGACAG cAGTTTGGATTTATCAGAACTGGCCAaatctgcaaagaaaaagcTACAGTCT CTCAGTAATCACTTATTTGAGGAGCTCGCGATGGATGTGTATGATGAGGTTGACCGGCGAGAGACAGATGCAG TGTGGCTGGCTACACAGAATCATAGCACCCTTGTGTCTGAGACAACTGTGGTGCCTTTTCTTCCTGTCAACCCCGAATATTCTTCCACTAGAAATCAG GGACGTCAGAAACTTGCAAGATTTAATGCACACGAATTTGCAACTCTTGTCATTGATATATTAAGTGATGCTAAACGCAGACAGCAAGGGAATTCAGGAGTCAGTCCCCAAG ATAATTTAGATCTAATTTTCAAAAATCtatctgtaaagcattttggtGGTAGTCCAGATAACGACCAGCCTGACTATGACAGTGTGGCTTCTGATGAGGACACTGATCAAGATATGCCCACCAGCAAAGAAGACAGAACAAAG AGCCTGGATTCAGACCTCTCAGATGGCCCCATAACTATGCAAGAATATATGGATGTGAAAAATGCTCTCACTCTTTCTGAGGCAAAGATTCAGCAGCTAATGAAAGCCAACAGTAACCTGAGCGACGAGTTGAGGTTGATGCAGAAAAAG ACGGAAAGGGGTGCTTTTGGTGTTACCTCCTCATCTCTACCCTCATTTCCATCCACCTTGTCATGGTTTAAAGAAGACAGTGTTGTGAAG GCTTCAAAGTTGGATAAGCAGATGAGCATGCCTGAAAGCGATTATGATAATGCATTTAATGACTCAGAGATGGACGACATGAG TCTCTGTAGGAGAGGAAGGCTGCGCAGCAGTGGCTGGCCGGGAGAGGGAAGCTCAATCCCAGAGTTTGATGATGTAGAGATGGAAACAGACCCCACACTTCCCAGCACTGAAGACGTCATCCGCAAAACAGAGCAGATAACCAAAAATATCCAGGAGTTGCTGCGAGCGGCCCAAGACGGCAAACACGAGAG CTTCATACCCTGCTCAGAAAGAATTTATGTGGCTGTAACAGAAATGGCTGCCCTCTTTCCAAAG AAACCTCGTTCAGAGACCGTGAGAGGCTCTCTGCGTTTGTTGACATCCAGTGCCTGTCGACTGCAGGCTGAATGTAAGAAGGCTGTGCCTTCAAATGGCGGCCAGGCTCCGGATATGCAGCTGGTCACACAGCAGGTCATACAATGTGCTTATGACATTGCTAAAGCAGCCAAGCAGCTAGTGACCATCACCACAAAGGAGAACACCAACTAA
- the git2a gene encoding ARF GTPase-activating protein GIT2a isoform X2, translating to MSNRLRNTEVCADCSVPDPRWASVNRGVLICDECCSVHRSLGRHSSQVRHLTHTPWPPTQLQMVQTLYSNGANSIWEHSLLDPTSVMSGKRKANPQDKLHPNKSEFIKAKYQMLAFVHRMPCREDDSNTAKDLSKQLHSSVRTGNLETCLRLLTLGAQANFFHPEKGSTPLHVAAKAGQVLQAELLTVYGADPGSPDSNGKTPIDYAREAGYNDVADRLVEIQFELTDRLAFYLCGRKPDHRNGQHFIIPQLADSSLDLSELAKSAKKKLQSLSNHLFEELAMDVYDEVDRRETDAVWLATQNHSTLVSETTVVPFLPVNPEYSSTRNQGRQKLARFNAHEFATLVIDILSDAKRRQQGNSGVSPQDNLDLIFKNLSVKHFGGSPDNDQPDYDSVASDEDTDQDMPTSKEDRTKSLDSDLSDGPITMQEYMDVKNALTLSEAKIQQLMKANSNLSDELRLMQKKLQSLQTENSSLRRQASPSQYQSPSSSEHPDPSSPSAHKRRQSSRASRPMSMYETGSGLKPYIPKGEMPYPEETLLTLQPFTPHASKLDKQMSMPESDYDNAFNDSEMDDMSLCRRGRLRSSGWPGEGSSIPEFDDVEMETDPTLPSTEDVIRKTEQITKNIQELLRAAQDGKHESFIPCSERIYVAVTEMAALFPKKPRSETVRGSLRLLTSSACRLQAECKKAVPSNGGQAPDMQLVTQQVIQCAYDIAKAAKQLVTITTKENTN from the exons AGCTCCCAAGTCCGCCATTTAACGCACACACCGTGGCCTCCTACTCAGCTACAG ATGGTGCAGACTCTATACAGCAATGGTGCAAATTCTATCTGGGAGCACTCACTTTTAGACCCAACATCTGTGATGAGTGGAAAACGCAAGGCCAATCCTCAGGACAAGCTGCA TCCAAACAAGTCTGAATTTATAAAAGCTAAATACCAAATGCTGGCTTTTGTCCATCGAATGCCATGTCGGGAGGATGACAGCAACACAGCAAAAGATTTAAGTAAA CAACTTCACTCAAGTGTGCGAACAGGAAACCTTGAGACATGCTTGAGATTACTAACATTGGGAGCTCAAGCAAATTTCTTTCACCCG GAAAAAGGAAGCACACCTCTGCATGTGGCTGCGAAGGCTGGACAAGTATTACAAGCTGAGCTGCTCACTGTTTATGGGGCAGATCCAGGGTCACCTGATAGTAATGGCAAGACTCCAATTGACTATGCAAG AGAAGCTGGGTATAATGACGTGGCAGACAGATTGGTTGAGATCCAGTTTGAACTTACAGATCGACTGGCTTTTTATCTTTGTGGGAGAAAACCAG atcataGGAATGGACAGCACTTCATAATCCCCCAGTTAGCAGACAG cAGTTTGGATTTATCAGAACTGGCCAaatctgcaaagaaaaagcTACAGTCT CTCAGTAATCACTTATTTGAGGAGCTCGCGATGGATGTGTATGATGAGGTTGACCGGCGAGAGACAGATGCAG TGTGGCTGGCTACACAGAATCATAGCACCCTTGTGTCTGAGACAACTGTGGTGCCTTTTCTTCCTGTCAACCCCGAATATTCTTCCACTAGAAATCAG GGACGTCAGAAACTTGCAAGATTTAATGCACACGAATTTGCAACTCTTGTCATTGATATATTAAGTGATGCTAAACGCAGACAGCAAGGGAATTCAGGAGTCAGTCCCCAAG ATAATTTAGATCTAATTTTCAAAAATCtatctgtaaagcattttggtGGTAGTCCAGATAACGACCAGCCTGACTATGACAGTGTGGCTTCTGATGAGGACACTGATCAAGATATGCCCACCAGCAAAGAAGACAGAACAAAG AGCCTGGATTCAGACCTCTCAGATGGCCCCATAACTATGCAAGAATATATGGATGTGAAAAATGCTCTCACTCTTTCTGAGGCAAAGATTCAGCAGCTAATGAAAGCCAACAGTAACCTGAGCGACGAGTTGAGGTTGATGCAGAAAAAG CTTCAATCTCTGCAAACTGAGAACTCCTCTCTAAGGCGGCAGGCCAGTCCCAGTCAGTATCAGAGTCCCAGCAGCTCAGAGCACCCTGACCCCTCCAGCCCCTCCGCCCACAAGCGGAGACAGTCTTCACGAGCCAGTCGGCCCATGTCTATGTATGAGACTGGCTCAGGTCTGAAGCCCTATATCCCTAAAGGGGAAATGCCCTACCCCGAGGAGACCCTCCTTACCCTGCAACCCTTTACACCTCAT GCTTCAAAGTTGGATAAGCAGATGAGCATGCCTGAAAGCGATTATGATAATGCATTTAATGACTCAGAGATGGACGACATGAG TCTCTGTAGGAGAGGAAGGCTGCGCAGCAGTGGCTGGCCGGGAGAGGGAAGCTCAATCCCAGAGTTTGATGATGTAGAGATGGAAACAGACCCCACACTTCCCAGCACTGAAGACGTCATCCGCAAAACAGAGCAGATAACCAAAAATATCCAGGAGTTGCTGCGAGCGGCCCAAGACGGCAAACACGAGAG CTTCATACCCTGCTCAGAAAGAATTTATGTGGCTGTAACAGAAATGGCTGCCCTCTTTCCAAAG AAACCTCGTTCAGAGACCGTGAGAGGCTCTCTGCGTTTGTTGACATCCAGTGCCTGTCGACTGCAGGCTGAATGTAAGAAGGCTGTGCCTTCAAATGGCGGCCAGGCTCCGGATATGCAGCTGGTCACACAGCAGGTCATACAATGTGCTTATGACATTGCTAAAGCAGCCAAGCAGCTAGTGACCATCACCACAAAGGAGAACACCAACTAA
- the git2a gene encoding ARF GTPase-activating protein GIT2a isoform X1, with protein sequence MSNRLRNTEVCADCSVPDPRWASVNRGVLICDECCSVHRSLGRHSSQVRHLTHTPWPPTQLQMVQTLYSNGANSIWEHSLLDPTSVMSGKRKANPQDKLHPNKSEFIKAKYQMLAFVHRMPCREDDSNTAKDLSKQLHSSVRTGNLETCLRLLTLGAQANFFHPEKGSTPLHVAAKAGQVLQAELLTVYGADPGSPDSNGKTPIDYAREAGYNDVADRLVEIQFELTDRLAFYLCGRKPDHRNGQHFIIPQLADSSLDLSELAKSAKKKLQSLSNHLFEELAMDVYDEVDRRETDAVWLATQNHSTLVSETTVVPFLPVNPEYSSTRNQGRQKLARFNAHEFATLVIDILSDAKRRQQGNSGVSPQDNLDLIFKNLSVKHFGGSPDNDQPDYDSVASDEDTDQDMPTSKEDRTKSLDSDLSDGPITMQEYMDVKNALTLSEAKIQQLMKANSNLSDELRLMQKKLQSLQTENSSLRRQASPSQYQSPSSSEHPDPSSPSAHKRRQSSRASRPMSMYETGSGLKPYIPKGEMPYPEETLLTLQPFTPHTERGAFGVTSSSLPSFPSTLSWFKEDSVVKASKLDKQMSMPESDYDNAFNDSEMDDMSLCRRGRLRSSGWPGEGSSIPEFDDVEMETDPTLPSTEDVIRKTEQITKNIQELLRAAQDGKHESFIPCSERIYVAVTEMAALFPKKPRSETVRGSLRLLTSSACRLQAECKKAVPSNGGQAPDMQLVTQQVIQCAYDIAKAAKQLVTITTKENTN encoded by the exons AGCTCCCAAGTCCGCCATTTAACGCACACACCGTGGCCTCCTACTCAGCTACAG ATGGTGCAGACTCTATACAGCAATGGTGCAAATTCTATCTGGGAGCACTCACTTTTAGACCCAACATCTGTGATGAGTGGAAAACGCAAGGCCAATCCTCAGGACAAGCTGCA TCCAAACAAGTCTGAATTTATAAAAGCTAAATACCAAATGCTGGCTTTTGTCCATCGAATGCCATGTCGGGAGGATGACAGCAACACAGCAAAAGATTTAAGTAAA CAACTTCACTCAAGTGTGCGAACAGGAAACCTTGAGACATGCTTGAGATTACTAACATTGGGAGCTCAAGCAAATTTCTTTCACCCG GAAAAAGGAAGCACACCTCTGCATGTGGCTGCGAAGGCTGGACAAGTATTACAAGCTGAGCTGCTCACTGTTTATGGGGCAGATCCAGGGTCACCTGATAGTAATGGCAAGACTCCAATTGACTATGCAAG AGAAGCTGGGTATAATGACGTGGCAGACAGATTGGTTGAGATCCAGTTTGAACTTACAGATCGACTGGCTTTTTATCTTTGTGGGAGAAAACCAG atcataGGAATGGACAGCACTTCATAATCCCCCAGTTAGCAGACAG cAGTTTGGATTTATCAGAACTGGCCAaatctgcaaagaaaaagcTACAGTCT CTCAGTAATCACTTATTTGAGGAGCTCGCGATGGATGTGTATGATGAGGTTGACCGGCGAGAGACAGATGCAG TGTGGCTGGCTACACAGAATCATAGCACCCTTGTGTCTGAGACAACTGTGGTGCCTTTTCTTCCTGTCAACCCCGAATATTCTTCCACTAGAAATCAG GGACGTCAGAAACTTGCAAGATTTAATGCACACGAATTTGCAACTCTTGTCATTGATATATTAAGTGATGCTAAACGCAGACAGCAAGGGAATTCAGGAGTCAGTCCCCAAG ATAATTTAGATCTAATTTTCAAAAATCtatctgtaaagcattttggtGGTAGTCCAGATAACGACCAGCCTGACTATGACAGTGTGGCTTCTGATGAGGACACTGATCAAGATATGCCCACCAGCAAAGAAGACAGAACAAAG AGCCTGGATTCAGACCTCTCAGATGGCCCCATAACTATGCAAGAATATATGGATGTGAAAAATGCTCTCACTCTTTCTGAGGCAAAGATTCAGCAGCTAATGAAAGCCAACAGTAACCTGAGCGACGAGTTGAGGTTGATGCAGAAAAAG CTTCAATCTCTGCAAACTGAGAACTCCTCTCTAAGGCGGCAGGCCAGTCCCAGTCAGTATCAGAGTCCCAGCAGCTCAGAGCACCCTGACCCCTCCAGCCCCTCCGCCCACAAGCGGAGACAGTCTTCACGAGCCAGTCGGCCCATGTCTATGTATGAGACTGGCTCAGGTCTGAAGCCCTATATCCCTAAAGGGGAAATGCCCTACCCCGAGGAGACCCTCCTTACCCTGCAACCCTTTACACCTCAT ACGGAAAGGGGTGCTTTTGGTGTTACCTCCTCATCTCTACCCTCATTTCCATCCACCTTGTCATGGTTTAAAGAAGACAGTGTTGTGAAG GCTTCAAAGTTGGATAAGCAGATGAGCATGCCTGAAAGCGATTATGATAATGCATTTAATGACTCAGAGATGGACGACATGAG TCTCTGTAGGAGAGGAAGGCTGCGCAGCAGTGGCTGGCCGGGAGAGGGAAGCTCAATCCCAGAGTTTGATGATGTAGAGATGGAAACAGACCCCACACTTCCCAGCACTGAAGACGTCATCCGCAAAACAGAGCAGATAACCAAAAATATCCAGGAGTTGCTGCGAGCGGCCCAAGACGGCAAACACGAGAG CTTCATACCCTGCTCAGAAAGAATTTATGTGGCTGTAACAGAAATGGCTGCCCTCTTTCCAAAG AAACCTCGTTCAGAGACCGTGAGAGGCTCTCTGCGTTTGTTGACATCCAGTGCCTGTCGACTGCAGGCTGAATGTAAGAAGGCTGTGCCTTCAAATGGCGGCCAGGCTCCGGATATGCAGCTGGTCACACAGCAGGTCATACAATGTGCTTATGACATTGCTAAAGCAGCCAAGCAGCTAGTGACCATCACCACAAAGGAGAACACCAACTAA